The Lineus longissimus chromosome 2, tnLinLong1.2, whole genome shotgun sequence genome window below encodes:
- the LOC135483820 gene encoding stomatin-like protein stl-1, with protein sequence MAATMLRSASRCRNFERLSHQMVQQVRHRSGLPLNTIILFVPQQESWIVERMGKFQRALEPGLNFLIPVLDTVRYVQSLKEIAIDIPKQSAITIDNVTLNLDGVLYLKVFDPYKASYGVEDAEYAISQLAQTTLRSEIGKILLDTVFRERDSLNVAIVEAINKAAESWGIRCMRYEIRDIKLPSRVQEAMQMQVEAERKKRASILESEGIRESEINVAEGKKQSKILASEAWKMEQVNTASGEADALMKVASARAEAIVKIAEAIGRENGQNAVSLRVAEQYIQAFGNIAKEGNTILLPSNTGDVSSMVSQAMAIFNTVKTNIPTIPSDKKELTSSFSTKPYAHSSVLENERTNKTVHDDNE encoded by the exons ATGGCAGCCACCATGTTGCGGTCTGCAAGCCGGTGTCGAAATTTTGAG AGGTTGTCCCATCAGATGGTCCAACAGGTGCGTCATAGATCAGGCTTGCCGCTGAACACCATAATTTTATTTGTCCCTCAGCAAGAATCATGGATAGTGGAGAGGATGGGAAAATTCCAACGGGCACTTGAACCT GGCCTCAACTTCCTTATCCCTGTTTTAGACACTGTCAGATATGTTCAGAGTTTGAAAGAGATAGCTATTGATATCCCAAAACAGAGTGCGATCACAATAG ATAACGTCACATTAAATCTCGACGGTGTGTTGTATCTAAAAGTCTTTGACCCTTACAAG GCAAGTTATGGGGTTGAGGATGCAGAATATGCAATCAGCCAGCTCGCTCAGACAACGCTTCGGTCAGAGATCGGAAAAATCTTGTTAGATACTGTATTCAGAGAGAGAGACTCTTTAAATGTAGccattgttg AGGCTATAAACAAAGCAGCAGAATCGTGGGGTATACGCTGCATGAGATATGAAATTC GTGATATTAAACTCCCAAGCAGGGTGCAGGAGGCCATGCAGATGCAGGTAGAGGCGGAGAGGAAGAAGAGGGCCAGTATCTTAGAATCTGAAG GTATTCGTGAATCTGAGATCAATGTGGCAGAAGGTAAAAAGCAGTCTAAGATTCTTGCGTCTGAAGCGTGGAAGATGGAACAAGTCAACACAGCTTCTGGTGAAGCAGACGCCTTGATGAAAGTTGCATCAGCACGAGCTGAGGCCATTGTTAAGATTGCAGAGGCAATCGGCAGAGAG AATGGACAGAATGCTGTTAGCCTGAGGGTAGCCGAGCAGTACATACAAGCATTTGGAAACATAGCCAAAGAAGGAAATACTATTTTACTCCCATCCAACACGGGAGATGTTAGTTCCATGGTGTCACAG GCAATGGCCATCTTTAACACTGTAAAGACCAACATACCGACCATACCTTCCGACAAAAAAGAGTTAACCTCCTCATTTTCAACAAAACCTTACGCTCATTCCAGCGTTTTGGAGAATGAAAGGACAAATAAGACAgttcatgatgataatgaatga
- the LOC135483026 gene encoding fibrillin-2-like: MAQESCVKNHGGQLASIHSQEENDFLSSWIEQCGGSKVWIGLEDPYDDKSKLKWIDGSTFDYSIGSNSIKMDPGQHCLRFRKSNSNPLQWLWADKYCNREYTYICKDTNECTIGKCDPNAKCTNTPGSFTCQCKAGYTGDGTSGNCNDINECAIGTSNCDTNAKCTNTPGSFTCQCKDGYTEVGTSGNCNDINECVVGTSNCDTNAKCTNTPGSFTCQCKDGYTEVGTSGNCNDINECVVGTSNCDTNAKCTNTPGSYTCQCKAGYTGDGTSGNCNDINECAIGTSNCDTNAKCTNTPGSYTCQCKDGYTGVGTSGNCNDINECVVGTSNCDTNAKCTNTPGSYTCQCKAGYTGDGTSGNCNDINECVVGTSNCNTNAKCTNTPGSYTCQCKAGYTGGGTSGNCNDINECVVGTSNCDTNAKCTNTPGSFTCQCKAGYRGDGTSGNCNDINECAIGTSNCDTNVKCTNTPGSFTCQCKDGYTEVGTSGNCNDINECVVGTSNCDTNTKCTNTPGSFTCQCKAGYTGDGTSGNCNDINECAIGTSNCDTNAKCTNTLWSYTCQCKDGYTGVGTSGNCNDINECVVGTSNCDTNAKCTNTPRSYTCQCKAGYTGDGTSGNCNDINECVVGTSNCNTNAKCTNTPGSYTCQCKAGYTGDGTNGNCNDINECAIGTSNCDTNAKCTNTLGSYTCQCKDGYTGVGTSGNCNDINECVVGTSNCDTNAKCTNTPGSYTCQCKAGYTGDGTSGNCNDINECVVGTSNCNTNAKCTNTPGSYTCQCKAGYTGDGTSGNCNDINECVVGTSNCDTNAKCTNTPGSYTCQCKDGYTGDGTSGNCNDINECVVGTSNCDTNAKCTNTPGSFTCQCKDGYTGEGTSGNCNDINECAIGTSNCDTNAKCTNTPGSFTCRCKAGYIWDRTSGMCQA; this comes from the exons GTGTGGTGGTAGTAAGGTCTGGATTGGCCTTGAAGACCCATATGATGACAAGAGCAAGCTAAAGTGGATTGATGGATCAACGTTTGACTACTCAATTGGATCAAATTCTATCAAAATGGATCCCGGTCAACACTGCTTGCGGTTCAGAAAATCAAATTCGAACCCTCTTCAATGGCTATGGGCAGATAAATACTGTAACAGGGAATACACCTACATATGCAAAG ATACCAACGAATGTACAATTGGAAAATGCGACCCCAACGCTAAGTGTACCAACACACCTGGGTCCTTCACCTGTCAGTGTAAAGCTGGTTATACGGGAGATGGCACAAGTGGCAATTGCAATGATATAAATGAATGTGCAATTGGGACCAGCAACTGTGACACTAACGCTAAGTGTACCAACACACCTGGGTCCTTCACCTGTCAGTGTAAAGATGGTTACACAGAAGTTGGCACAAGTGGCAATTGCAATGATATAAATGAATGTGTAGTTGGGACCAGCAACTGTGACACTAACGCTAAATGTACCAACACACCTGGGTCCTTCACCTGTCAGTGTAAAGATGGTTACACAGAAGTTGGCACAAGTGGCAATTGCAATGATATAAATGAATGTGTAGTTGGGACCAGCAACTGTGACACTAATGCTAAGTGTACCAACACACCCGGATCCTACACCTGTCAGTGTAAAGCTGGTTATACGGGAGATGGCACAAGTGGCAATTGCAATGATATAAATGAATGTGCAATTGGGACCAGCAACTGTGACACTAACGCTAAGTGTACCAACACACCTGGGTCCTACACCTGTCAGTGTAAAGATGGTTACACAGGAGTTGGCACAAGTGGCAATTGCAATGATATAAATGAATGTGTAGTTGGGACCAGCAACTGTGACACTAATGCTAAGTGTACCAACACACCCGGATCCTACACCTGTCAGTGTAAAGCTGGTTATACGGGAGATGGCACAAGTGGCAATTGCAATGATATAAATGAATGTGTAGTTGGGACCAGCAACTGTAACACTAATGCTAAGTGTACCAACACACCTGGGTCCTACACCTGTCAGTGTAAAGCTGGTTATACGGGAGGTGGCACAAGTGGCAATTGCAATGATATAAATGAATGTGTAGTTGGTACCAGCAACTGTGACACTAACGCTAAATGTACCAACACACCTGGGTCCTTCACCTGTCAGTGTAAAGCTGGTTATAGGGGAGATGGCACAAGTGGCAATTGCAATGATATAAATGAATGTGCAATTGGGACCAGCAACTGTGACACTAACGTTAAGTGTACCAACACACCTGGGTCCTTCACCTGTCAGTGTAAAGATGGTTACACAGAAGTTGGCACAAGTGGCAATTGCAATGATATAAATGAATGTGTAGTTGGGACCAGCAACTGTGACACTAACACTAAATGTACCAACACACCTGGGTCCTTCACCTGTCAGTGTAAAGCTGGTTATACGGGAGATGGCACAAGTGGCAATTGCAATGATATAAATGAATGTGCAATTGGGACCAGCAACTGTGACACTAATGCTAAGTGTACCAACACACTTTGGTCCTACACCTGTCAGTGTAAAGATGGTTACACAGGAGTTGGCACAAGTGGCAATTGCAATGATATAAATGAATGTGTAGTTGGGACCAGCAACTGTGACACTAATGCTAAGTGTACCAACACACCCAGATCCTACACCTGTCAGTGTAAAGCTGGTTATACGGGAGATGGCACAAGTGGCAATTGCAATGATATAAATGAATGTGTAGTTGGGACCAGCAACTGTAACACTAATGCTAAGTGTACCAACACACCTGGGTCCTACACCTGTCAGTGTAAAGCTGGTTATACAGGAGATGGCACAAATGGCAATTGCAATGATATAAATGAATGTGCAATTGGGACCAGCAACTGTGACACTAATGCTAAGTGTACCAACACACTTGGGTCCTACACCTGTCAGTGTAAAGATGGTTACACAGGAGTTGGCACAAGTGGCAATTGCAATGATATAAATGAATGTGTAGTTGGGACCAGCAACTGTGACACTAATGCTAAGTGTACCAACACACCCGGATCCTACACCTGTCAGTGTAAAGCTGGTTATACGGGAGATGGCACAAGTGGCAATTGCAATGATATAAATGAATGTGTAGTTGGGACCAGCAACTGTAACACTAACGCTAAGTGTACCAACACACCTGGGTCCTACACCTGTCAGTGTAAAGCTGGTTATACAGGAGATGGCACAAGTGGCAATTGCAATGATATAAATGAATGTGTAGTTGGGACCAGCAACTGTGACACTAATGCTAAGTGTACCAACACACCTGGGTCCTACACCTGTCAGTGTAAAGATGGTTATACGGGAGATGGCACAAGTGGCAATTGCAATGATATAAATGAATGTGTAGTTGGGACCAGCAACTGTGACACTAACGCTAAGTGTACCAACACACCTGGGTCCTTCACCTGTCAGTGTAAAGATGGTTATACGGGAGAGGGCACAAGTGGCAATTGCAATGATATAAATGAATGCGCAATTGGGACCAGCAACTGTGACACTAATGCTAAGTGTACCAACACACCCGGGTCCTTCACCTGTCGATGTAAAGCTGGTTACATTTGGGACAGAACAAGTGGAATGTGTCAAG catag